In Candidatus Sulfurimonas marisnigri, a single genomic region encodes these proteins:
- a CDS encoding putative bifunctional diguanylate cyclase/phosphodiesterase, with translation MTIKQIIFRIAAILLVVEAIIMLVLEFMELDLDWISEACVDALSLTIFATPIIYKWVIKPFVLMRETAENRVTYLAYHDELTSLANRAKLLEWLDHSIKTSHGKNNISLILLELDRFKDIQDTFGHAIVDDLIVNIAEKLKCNISGVDLFAKIDTYMLAFVAENTLSDDDIYLKSKQIISIIQTPILCSNGHTFNLEASAGISRFPKDAANKTDLLKYAYTAMRQAKTISKDKISFYTQSLTEVSQRHLTLEEDLRHAVENNEFYLLYQPKIDALTSKLVGVEALIRWQHPQNGLINPIDFIPLAEETGLIIPIGEWVLQEALKQQEIWQKDGKEPIVMSINLSGRQLQVEHIDQIIRVLHLTPIPKKYIDFEITETFLMEDSFLSQMLLEKLHSTGVSLSMDDFGTGYSSLAYLKRFKVNTLKIDRALIKDIEEDKNDFAIAKAIIAMGHTLEMKVVAEGVETEEQARMLKQISCDYIQGFYYSKPVYPYSVYSNDNYTC, from the coding sequence ATGACAATTAAACAGATTATTTTTCGTATTGCAGCAATTTTACTTGTTGTAGAAGCCATCATCATGCTAGTCCTTGAATTTATGGAATTAGATTTGGATTGGATATCAGAAGCGTGTGTTGATGCACTCTCTTTAACTATATTTGCAACGCCAATTATATACAAATGGGTTATAAAGCCATTTGTGTTAATGAGAGAAACAGCAGAGAACCGAGTAACTTATTTGGCATATCACGATGAGTTGACATCCCTTGCAAACAGAGCAAAACTTTTGGAGTGGCTTGATCACAGTATTAAAACATCTCATGGGAAAAATAATATTTCTCTAATATTATTGGAATTAGACCGTTTTAAAGATATACAAGATACCTTTGGTCATGCAATTGTGGATGATCTTATTGTAAACATTGCAGAAAAACTAAAGTGCAACATAAGCGGTGTAGACCTATTTGCTAAAATAGATACCTATATGCTTGCCTTTGTTGCAGAAAATACTCTCTCAGATGATGACATATACTTAAAATCAAAACAAATTATCAGCATTATACAAACGCCGATTCTCTGTAGTAATGGTCACACCTTTAACCTAGAGGCAAGTGCAGGGATAAGTAGATTTCCAAAAGATGCTGCAAACAAAACAGACCTGCTGAAATACGCTTACACAGCGATGAGACAAGCTAAAACAATTAGCAAAGATAAAATAAGTTTTTACACACAATCTCTTACTGAGGTGTCGCAAAGACACCTTACTCTTGAAGAAGATCTTAGACATGCCGTTGAAAACAATGAGTTTTATCTGCTTTATCAGCCAAAGATTGATGCACTCACTAGTAAACTCGTTGGCGTGGAAGCTCTTATACGATGGCAACATCCACAAAATGGGCTTATAAACCCTATAGACTTTATTCCTTTGGCTGAAGAGACAGGGCTAATCATACCTATAGGCGAATGGGTTTTACAAGAAGCACTCAAGCAGCAGGAGATATGGCAAAAAGATGGCAAAGAGCCAATTGTTATGTCTATAAACCTATCTGGCAGACAGCTGCAAGTAGAGCACATAGACCAGATAATAAGAGTCTTACACTTGACACCAATACCTAAGAAATACATAGATTTTGAAATAACAGAGACATTTTTGATGGAAGATTCTTTTTTATCGCAAATGCTTCTTGAAAAACTTCACTCCACTGGTGTATCATTATCGATGGATGATTTTGGCACCGGCTACTCTTCATTGGCATATCTAAAACGTTTCAAAGTAAATACGCTTAAGATTGACAGAGCACTTATAAAAGATATAGAAGAGGATAAAAATGATTTTGCTATTGCCAAGGCAATTATCGCTATGGGTCATACTCTGGAGATGAAGGTTGTGGCAGAGGGTGTTGAAACTGAAGAACAAGCAAGAATGCTTAAACAGATAAGCTGTGACTATATTCAAGGATTTTACTATTCAAAACCAGTTTACCCTTATAGTGTATACTCTAACGATAACTACACATGCTAA
- a CDS encoding lytic murein transglycosylase, with the protein MLKSILILSLSTLLFAKYTNCEFQNKDYIDVCKKVVKNGVSYKYANKFLLSYFKTKKFDEISYKYLQPKYIKTHKKNEKKANNVLVKYVPDMIEHLNKYSEVYDYSEKKYGVNREVIAAILIKETRLGKIKPTHDAFIVFNTLVVRTKPNTKREKWLINMGKTNMVSIITHCYKKGVTPEGCNLPSSYAGAVGIPQFMPNSFIYADGYKSKVPDLTKMEDAIMSASKFLNKKANFFKLIDWDIMPDIEDIESQWYEYEFNNDNASFVYEKSTKSGKKYDCFACGKDELAYLKEYTKKIMRYNNSSNYAVGVMRLAYDSHKGLSK; encoded by the coding sequence ATGTTAAAATCCATACTGATACTATCTTTAAGCACTCTGCTTTTTGCTAAATATACAAACTGCGAGTTTCAAAACAAAGACTATATAGATGTCTGTAAAAAAGTTGTAAAAAACGGTGTCTCATATAAGTATGCAAATAAATTTCTGCTCTCATATTTTAAGACAAAAAAGTTTGATGAGATAAGCTATAAGTATCTGCAGCCAAAATATATTAAAACTCATAAAAAAAATGAAAAAAAAGCTAACAATGTTTTAGTAAAATATGTACCTGATATGATTGAGCATCTCAATAAATACTCTGAAGTTTATGACTATTCTGAGAAAAAATATGGTGTAAACCGTGAGGTTATAGCTGCTATTTTAATAAAAGAGACCAGACTGGGTAAGATTAAACCAACACATGATGCATTTATAGTATTTAACACTTTAGTGGTGCGTACAAAGCCAAATACAAAGCGTGAAAAATGGCTCATAAACATGGGCAAGACAAATATGGTATCTATAATCACCCACTGTTATAAAAAAGGTGTGACACCAGAGGGATGCAATCTACCTAGCTCATACGCTGGAGCTGTTGGAATACCGCAGTTTATGCCAAATAGCTTTATATATGCAGATGGCTACAAAAGTAAAGTTCCTGATTTGACAAAAATGGAAGATGCCATAATGTCTGCGAGTAAATTTTTAAATAAAAAAGCCAATTTCTTCAAGCTGATAGATTGGGATATTATGCCTGATATTGAAGATATAGAATCTCAGTGGTATGAGTATGAGTTCAATAATGACAATGCTTCATTTGTTTATGAGAAAAGCACAAAGTCTGGAAAAAAATATGACTGCTTCGCATGTGGAAAAGATGAGCTTGCATACCTTAAAGAGTATACAAAAAAAATTATGCGCTACAACAACTCTTCAAACTATGCCGTTGGGGTAATGCGTTTGGCTTATGATTCGCACAAAGGCCTTAGTAAATAG
- a CDS encoding CTP synthase, with amino-acid sequence MTKYIFVTGGVLSSLGKGITAASVGTLLKHSGKKVGMLKIDPYINVDPGTMSPLEHGEVFVTKDGAETDLDIGNYERFLDSSYLKSSNFTTGQVYSSVIERERAGGYLGQTIQVIPHIVGEIVKRIKLAGEGHDILVVELGGTVGDIEGLPFMEAIRQMKHDDEVEGTYFIHVTLIPYIKAAGELKSKPTQHSVQELRRIGITPQMIIARSENALPKTFKKKLAMSCDVHPDCVIEALDAATIYDIPVTFLRQHILKPISKELDLGELDPDMEEWDSLVKKIVQPKNKVVVGFVGKYLELKEAYKSLTESLIHSGAHLDTRVEICWVDSEEIEERGAEALLGDCDSVLVAGGFGNRGVEGKILAIEYARVNKVPYLGICLGMQLTLVEYARNVLGLEGANSIEFDENTPHPMIYLIDNFLDQSGGMQLRTHTSPMGGTLRLGEYPCDTKEGSIIREAYSGQKTIFERHRHRYEANPAYREQLEKAGMIVTGESNGLIESVEIEGHPWFLGVQFHPEFTSRLQTPNPSILAFVQATLNVE; translated from the coding sequence ATGACTAAATACATTTTTGTTACCGGTGGGGTTTTAAGCTCTCTTGGAAAAGGGATTACAGCTGCTAGTGTTGGTACTTTACTTAAACACTCTGGTAAAAAAGTGGGCATGCTAAAAATAGATCCATATATCAATGTTGACCCTGGAACAATGTCTCCGTTGGAACACGGTGAAGTTTTTGTTACAAAAGATGGAGCGGAAACTGATCTTGATATAGGAAACTATGAGAGATTTTTGGACTCTTCTTACCTCAAATCAAGCAATTTTACTACTGGACAAGTTTACTCAAGCGTTATCGAGCGCGAACGTGCTGGTGGATATCTGGGTCAAACTATTCAGGTTATACCACACATTGTTGGCGAGATTGTCAAGCGGATTAAACTAGCAGGAGAAGGTCACGATATTCTTGTGGTTGAACTCGGCGGAACCGTTGGTGACATTGAGGGACTTCCTTTTATGGAAGCTATTCGTCAGATGAAACATGATGATGAGGTTGAGGGAACTTACTTTATACATGTAACACTTATACCTTACATAAAAGCTGCCGGTGAGCTGAAATCTAAGCCGACTCAACACTCGGTACAAGAACTTCGCCGTATCGGTATCACTCCACAAATGATTATTGCCAGAAGTGAGAATGCTCTTCCTAAAACTTTCAAGAAAAAACTCGCAATGAGCTGTGATGTACATCCTGACTGTGTTATTGAAGCATTAGACGCTGCAACTATTTACGATATACCTGTTACATTTTTAAGACAACATATCTTAAAACCTATTTCAAAAGAGCTCGACCTTGGTGAACTAGACCCTGACATGGAAGAGTGGGACTCTTTAGTTAAGAAAATTGTTCAACCTAAGAACAAAGTTGTTGTCGGTTTTGTCGGAAAATATCTTGAACTTAAAGAGGCTTACAAATCTTTAACAGAATCACTTATTCACTCTGGAGCCCATTTAGATACTCGTGTCGAAATATGCTGGGTTGACAGTGAAGAGATTGAAGAGAGAGGGGCCGAAGCTCTTCTTGGAGACTGTGATTCAGTTTTAGTTGCTGGTGGTTTTGGAAATCGTGGAGTTGAGGGTAAGATTTTAGCAATCGAGTATGCACGTGTTAACAAAGTTCCATACCTTGGTATTTGTCTTGGTATGCAGCTTACACTTGTTGAGTACGCTAGAAATGTTCTCGGACTAGAGGGTGCAAACTCTATAGAATTTGATGAAAATACACCACACCCGATGATTTATCTAATTGACAACTTTTTAGACCAAAGCGGTGGTATGCAACTAAGAACTCACACATCACCAATGGGTGGCACTCTAAGACTTGGAGAATATCCATGTGATACAAAAGAGGGTTCAATCATCAGAGAAGCGTATAGTGGCCAAAAGACAATTTTTGAAAGACATCGTCACCGCTATGAAGCAAATCCTGCATACCGTGAGCAGTTAGAAAAAGCTGGTATGATTGTAACTGGTGAATCCAATGGTCTAATAGAGAGTGTTGAGATAGAGGGTCACCCTTGGTTCTTAGGTGTTCAGTTTCACCCAGAGTTTACATCAAGACTTCAAACTCCAAACCCATCTATCTTAGCATTTGTTCAAGCTACTTTGAATGTAGAGTAG
- a CDS encoding D-hexose-6-phosphate mutarotase — MIEYKKLSNGFEYIEIKNSLAYAKIALQGAHIFHYEQNSKEPILWLSETSDFEIGKSIRGGVPICWPWFGLNKDDSLPQHGFARTSIWGVANTDERSADITLITLKLEYSKESLKLWPYKFELELHVSISDRLTMELKTTNIDEKSFEITQALHTYFSVSDILHVAIRGLDKKPYLDALTFKKEIQSGDITFNQEVDRVYQEVSDEVLLKDKNRILHVENEGSCSVVVWNPWIAKCKRMSAMRDDAYKSMLCIESANAFEDERVIKSNESLTLKATIY; from the coding sequence TTGATTGAGTACAAAAAACTCTCCAACGGCTTTGAGTATATTGAAATTAAAAATAGTTTGGCTTATGCAAAAATAGCACTTCAGGGCGCACATATTTTTCATTACGAACAAAACTCAAAAGAGCCTATACTTTGGTTGAGTGAGACGAGCGATTTTGAGATAGGAAAATCAATTCGTGGCGGAGTTCCAATTTGTTGGCCATGGTTTGGGTTGAACAAAGATGATAGTTTGCCTCAGCACGGCTTTGCAAGAACCTCCATTTGGGGAGTTGCCAATACAGACGAGCGCAGTGCTGATATAACTTTGATAACTCTAAAACTTGAATACTCTAAAGAGTCATTAAAATTGTGGCCATATAAGTTTGAACTAGAGTTACATGTAAGCATTTCAGATAGACTGACTATGGAGTTAAAAACCACAAATATTGATGAAAAATCTTTTGAGATAACTCAAGCCCTTCACACCTACTTTAGTGTATCAGACATTCTACATGTAGCTATTCGCGGTTTAGATAAAAAGCCTTATTTGGATGCCCTTACATTTAAAAAAGAGATTCAAAGCGGAGATATAACTTTTAACCAAGAGGTAGATAGAGTTTATCAAGAAGTCTCAGATGAAGTTTTGTTAAAAGATAAAAATAGAATCCTACATGTAGAGAATGAAGGCTCTTGCTCTGTTGTAGTTTGGAATCCATGGATAGCTAAATGCAAAAGAATGAGTGCTATGAGAGATGATGCTTACAAGAGCATGCTCTGCATAGAGTCTGCTAATGCATTTGAAGATGAGAGAGTGATAAAATCAAATGAATCACTCACCCTTAAGGCTACTATTTACTAA
- a CDS encoding cytochrome c3 family protein produces MKKSINKYLYTLILLSTNLLAMGGPHIGLTAGAGSSDNGQICVYCHTPHAANDFASQVTVPLWNKPVTNVSFKMYGASVRGVPGVTMAGTPTDATPTDTSLACLSCHDGVTAMNSAVNAPGSGGINPIGSLIGSPTPVWMGVNDVKAVGANYTTKESGDLTDDHPISVVYTPGRAGLRPTETALDNFVGAETVSDLLRDGKVQCSSCHDPHEYSNGIYLRKFNGGSSLCLGCHNK; encoded by the coding sequence ATGAAAAAATCTATTAATAAATATTTATATACTTTAATTCTATTATCAACAAATCTTTTAGCAATGGGTGGACCGCATATAGGTTTAACTGCCGGCGCTGGCAGTAGTGATAATGGCCAAATTTGTGTTTATTGCCATACGCCTCACGCCGCAAATGACTTTGCAAGCCAAGTTACAGTTCCGCTTTGGAATAAGCCAGTTACAAATGTTTCTTTTAAAATGTATGGTGCTAGTGTTAGGGGTGTTCCAGGTGTTACAATGGCAGGAACTCCTACAGATGCGACACCAACTGACACCTCTTTAGCTTGTCTTAGTTGTCACGATGGGGTCACTGCTATGAACAGTGCTGTAAATGCTCCCGGCTCTGGAGGTATCAATCCAATTGGTTCTCTTATTGGCTCTCCAACACCTGTATGGATGGGTGTTAATGATGTTAAAGCGGTTGGTGCCAATTATACAACTAAAGAATCTGGTGATTTAACTGATGACCACCCAATATCAGTAGTTTATACACCAGGCAGGGCAGGTTTAAGACCTACAGAGACGGCTCTTGATAATTTTGTAGGTGCTGAAACCGTTTCTGATTTGCTAAGGGATGGAAAAGTTCAATGTTCTAGTTGCCATGATCCTCATGAATATAGTAATGGGATATATCTAAGAAAATTTAATGGAGGCAGTAGCCTTTGTCTTGGTTGCCATAACAAGTAA
- a CDS encoding cation:proton antiporter, with protein MDSALLYIVMALGVSTVLNLFLKHMGVSQIIGYIITGTILVYAFDLRDINGSHTLEYIGEFGIVFLMFTIGLEISLRKMNSMKTEIFFNGFLQVSFTALVVYAVSHYIFSLDSMSAIILSLAFALSSTAVVLSYLKSSKEIHNPYGQRAAGILIFQDIAVIPILIFLSFLTSEGDQSVGVILRDTFISAVIVMVLLFVVGKRVIAWLLHFSASSEVDELFMGSVLFIVVAASLFASYMGFTYSLGAFVAGMVIAETKYHHKVESDIAPFKDILLGTFFIIVGMKIDVLYFIDNIGIIIGIFLLVLVLKAIIIYLLLRITSSHVLSLKTALALSQVGEFSFVIFAVASMGGLLDKELESLFILVVIFSMIVTPFFISKINMLVRHFTHFEYLGLDTSDFLSRKNHVILCGYSIVGKFAAKSLDNIDAPYVIIDNNPKHVQEALAEGKEAYLGDMSKLSLLEAIHAESSAGVIVTLDNMDKKRAICETILAHTKNINLIVKVSTLRDKNNLKDLDITSVIDSKEEIGRILVERMAECKLKY; from the coding sequence ATGGATTCTGCACTTCTTTATATTGTTATGGCTCTGGGTGTCTCAACGGTTTTAAACCTCTTTTTAAAACACATGGGTGTTTCACAGATTATAGGTTATATCATAACCGGTACAATTCTGGTCTATGCTTTTGACTTAAGAGACATTAATGGTTCGCACACTTTAGAGTATATTGGTGAGTTTGGTATAGTGTTTCTGATGTTTACTATCGGTCTTGAGATATCTCTGCGTAAAATGAACAGTATGAAAACAGAGATATTCTTTAACGGCTTCTTACAAGTGAGTTTCACTGCTTTAGTTGTTTATGCTGTCAGCCACTATATTTTTTCACTTGACTCAATGTCAGCCATTATACTCTCCCTAGCTTTCGCACTCTCCTCTACTGCGGTTGTTTTGAGCTACCTTAAAAGTTCAAAAGAGATACATAATCCTTATGGCCAGCGCGCAGCAGGGATACTTATTTTTCAAGATATTGCAGTTATTCCTATTTTGATTTTTCTGAGTTTTCTAACAAGCGAGGGTGACCAATCGGTTGGAGTGATTTTAAGAGACACTTTTATAAGTGCTGTTATCGTTATGGTGCTTTTGTTTGTTGTAGGTAAAAGGGTTATTGCATGGTTGCTGCACTTCTCTGCTTCAAGTGAAGTTGATGAACTTTTTATGGGTTCAGTTTTATTTATTGTAGTTGCCGCTTCTCTTTTTGCATCATATATGGGCTTCACATACTCTCTTGGTGCTTTTGTTGCCGGTATGGTAATTGCAGAAACTAAGTATCATCATAAGGTTGAATCAGATATTGCTCCGTTCAAAGATATCCTTTTAGGTACATTTTTTATCATTGTTGGTATGAAGATAGATGTACTATACTTTATAGACAACATTGGAATAATTATAGGTATTTTTCTGCTGGTGTTAGTTTTAAAAGCCATTATTATATATCTTTTACTTCGTATAACATCTTCGCATGTATTATCACTTAAAACTGCTTTAGCACTATCTCAAGTTGGAGAGTTCTCTTTTGTAATATTTGCAGTTGCGAGCATGGGTGGCCTTTTAGACAAAGAGTTGGAGTCACTCTTTATTCTAGTGGTTATTTTCTCTATGATTGTCACTCCATTTTTTATCTCTAAAATCAACATGCTAGTAAGACACTTTACACACTTTGAATATCTGGGATTAGATACTTCCGACTTTCTTTCAAGGAAAAACCATGTGATTTTGTGTGGATACAGTATTGTAGGTAAGTTCGCAGCAAAATCTTTAGATAATATAGATGCGCCTTATGTAATTATAGACAATAACCCAAAACATGTTCAAGAGGCTTTAGCAGAAGGAAAAGAAGCATATTTGGGTGATATGTCCAAGTTGTCTCTTTTGGAAGCTATCCATGCCGAGAGTTCGGCCGGAGTGATAGTAACCCTAGATAATATGGATAAAAAAAGAGCAATCTGCGAGACAATTCTTGCTCATACAAAAAATATTAATTTAATAGTAAAGGTATCAACTCTAAGAGATAAAAACAATCTAAAAGATTTGGATATTACATCTGTTATTGACAGTAAAGAAGAGATAGGTCGAATACTGGTTGAGAGAATGGCCGAATGCAAATTGAAGTACTAG
- a CDS encoding HAD-IIB family hydrolase: MQIEVLENMKKIYITDLDHTFLRNDLSVSTFTKEIWNGFSAHSIVSVATARTYKKTAQFLKNVQVNSPMILLDGALIATMDKKIIDTKFINKEVGDAIIDEGAKFGIYPFVLALADKKLNEAFLYSAILNEHQKKVLTRYSEDDNLVEHKDIRAMDDNFKIVYMGEEKLLRKLALHVEAIFGNNLKYILAPEAYVGCYFLTILHKDADKSHGIRTVSQYSGFDLKKLTVFGDNFNDVGMFELAGVSVAVANAQEGVKKLADIVLQHTNDEDAVANYLKGLKNG; this comes from the coding sequence ATGCAAATTGAAGTACTAGAGAATATGAAAAAAATATATATAACAGATCTCGATCACACATTTTTAAGAAATGACCTCTCTGTAAGTACTTTTACAAAAGAGATTTGGAATGGCTTCTCTGCACACTCAATTGTTAGCGTAGCAACAGCAAGAACATATAAAAAAACAGCACAATTTTTAAAGAATGTACAAGTTAATTCCCCGATGATTCTCCTTGATGGTGCTCTTATTGCAACAATGGATAAGAAGATAATAGATACAAAGTTTATAAACAAAGAGGTAGGAGATGCCATTATAGACGAAGGTGCTAAGTTTGGTATCTACCCTTTTGTCTTAGCTCTTGCAGACAAGAAATTAAACGAAGCTTTTTTATACTCTGCTATTTTAAACGAACACCAAAAAAAAGTTCTCACCCGCTACTCAGAAGATGACAATTTAGTTGAGCACAAAGATATACGTGCAATGGATGATAACTTTAAGATTGTTTATATGGGTGAGGAAAAACTGTTGCGAAAATTGGCTCTACATGTAGAAGCTATTTTTGGCAATAATTTAAAATATATCCTCGCACCAGAAGCTTATGTGGGTTGCTATTTTTTAACTATATTGCATAAAGACGCAGATAAGTCTCACGGTATTCGAACTGTTAGCCAATACAGCGGTTTTGACTTAAAAAAATTAACCGTTTTTGGGGATAACTTCAATGATGTAGGAATGTTTGAATTAGCTGGAGTCTCTGTAGCAGTTGCAAATGCACAAGAGGGTGTTAAAAAATTGGCAGATATTGTACTACAGCATACAAATGATGAAGATGCAGTTGCAAACTATTTAAAAGGGCTTAAAAATGGATAA
- a CDS encoding sugar MFS transporter yields the protein MDNKSTLIPMVIIGILFFIFGFVTWLNGSLIPFLKVICDLNEFQALFVTFAFYIAYTVMALPMSFVLDKTGYKDGMATGLGVMVVGSLIFIPAAQSASFTLFLVALFTLGTGLTILQTASNPYIVLVGPIESAAMRISIMGLINKSAGVIVPLLFTAIVLSDIGSLENLSNETKESLSSRLIVPYIIMAAVLTGLIALVKYSSLPEIEFEKDEHSDKSSIFQFPRVVLGATALFFYVGIEVIAGDTIGLYGQFLGLKNFTSLTSYTMTFMVFGYLIGVAFIPKYLSQEKALIGSALFGILFLFGVVYSSAQSSLVSEILWGWSGIRTLPDTVTFVALLGFANALVWPTIWPLALEGLGKYTAQGSALLIMAIAGGAILPLIFGKISYMSGDMQSTYLIGIICYSFILAYAMKWHKITSWKMH from the coding sequence ATGGATAACAAATCAACTCTTATACCTATGGTGATTATAGGGATTTTATTTTTTATTTTCGGTTTTGTAACTTGGCTAAACGGTTCACTAATCCCGTTTTTAAAAGTCATTTGTGATCTCAATGAGTTTCAGGCACTCTTTGTGACTTTTGCTTTTTACATCGCTTATACTGTTATGGCTCTTCCGATGTCCTTTGTGCTTGATAAAACCGGCTATAAAGATGGAATGGCAACAGGTTTAGGCGTTATGGTTGTCGGCTCTCTTATATTTATACCTGCAGCGCAGAGTGCAAGTTTCACACTTTTTTTGGTTGCTCTTTTTACACTGGGAACCGGACTTACAATACTGCAAACAGCATCAAATCCATATATAGTTTTAGTAGGACCTATAGAGAGTGCTGCAATGAGAATAAGTATAATGGGACTTATAAATAAAAGCGCAGGGGTTATAGTTCCTCTTCTTTTTACCGCTATTGTACTCTCAGATATAGGCTCGTTAGAGAATCTTTCAAACGAAACAAAAGAGTCTCTCTCTTCACGTCTTATTGTTCCATATATTATTATGGCAGCTGTTTTGACAGGGCTTATTGCTTTAGTTAAATACTCATCACTTCCAGAGATTGAGTTTGAAAAAGATGAACACTCAGACAAGAGCAGTATATTTCAGTTTCCACGTGTGGTTTTGGGAGCAACTGCACTTTTCTTTTATGTTGGTATTGAGGTTATAGCTGGGGATACCATCGGGCTTTACGGGCAGTTTTTAGGTCTGAAAAACTTCACCTCCCTAACTTCATACACTATGACTTTTATGGTATTTGGCTACCTTATAGGGGTAGCTTTTATACCTAAATATCTTTCGCAGGAAAAAGCACTTATCGGTTCTGCACTCTTTGGTATTTTATTTCTCTTTGGCGTTGTGTATTCATCGGCGCAGAGCAGTTTGGTTTCAGAGATATTGTGGGGATGGAGCGGTATAAGAACACTGCCGGACACTGTTACATTTGTAGCACTTTTAGGTTTTGCAAACGCCCTTGTTTGGCCTACAATCTGGCCGCTGGCACTTGAGGGTTTGGGAAAATATACAGCTCAGGGGAGTGCTCTTTTGATTATGGCAATTGCAGGGGGAGCAATTTTGCCTCTTATATTTGGAAAAATTTCATATATGAGCGGAGATATGCAATCAACATACCTGATAGGGATAATTTGCTACTCTTTCATTTTGGCATACGCAATGAAGTGGCATAAAATCACATCTTGGAAAATGCATTGA